The DNA window CTTTAACAGTGGCATCAACTACCAAAGGTAATCTCTTTCTTCTCGGGTCCATGTGTATCTCCTCTTGATAAGTATTCTCAAGAGATAAGATAATCCGAAACCAAGACTATGCAACATTAAATATGGGACGCTCTACTAGATCAATAACAGATCGATTTATGCCATCATCTGTTGTCATGTTTATTCGGTTCCCCAATTTAAATATTGATCTCTTAAGCCCGATTCCGTAAAATCCTAAAGTCGGCTTTTCTCTTTTTAGAGATTCTGCTCCAAACATGAAAACATGTTTTTTAAGATAGTTAAGTTCTATACCACCGCAAGTGTCACGAATTTCGAATTTTTCTTTGCTTAAAGATAGATAAATACTACGCCGTCCCTGGATATCCTTCATGATG is part of the Candidatus Cloacimonadaceae bacterium genome and encodes:
- a CDS encoding ATP-binding protein; translated protein: MDAIIEAIIEAYPRKKLFIDILTKDVDAEACILDLIDNSVDSYIMKDIQGRRSIYLSLSKEKFEIRDTCGGIELNYLKKHVFMFGAESLKREKPTLGFYGIGLKRSIFKLGNRINMTTDDGINRSVIDLVERPIFNVA